ATCACAACATGCGCAGCGCGAGGCGACCGTGGATGGCGAGCAGCGGCTGACCTACGCCGAACTCGAACGACGCGTGGAGCGGATGGTGGGGTGGCTGCTGGCGAAGGGAATCGGTCCGGGTGACCGCGTCGCGATGCTGCTTACTGACGGGGCTCCCTATCTTACGATATTGCTCGCTTGCGGACGGATCGGCGCAATTGCAGTCCTTCTCAATTGGAGGCTCGCCCCAGGCGAAATCGCCTGGATTGCTGGCAATGCCGAGCCAGCCCTCACCTTCACCAACCCGCGCTTCGCGGACCTTCTCGCCAAGGCCGAAGCCGGTGAGGTGGTCGAAGTCGACGAGAACCATGATCGGCAAGGCGCATTCGAGGACATCGTCGGACGTGACTGCGGGGCAGTTCGAATGCCCGATCTCGCTCCCGATCGACCGCTCTACATGATGTATACAAGCGGCACGACGGGCAAACCCAAGGGGTGCCTTCAAGCCGGGAGCGCCGTTGCATCCTCAGCGCTCGGCTTTTGTGTGCGGCGTGGGTTCACGCCGGATGAGCGGTTGCTTTCGATCAACCCGCTTTTCCATGTCGTCGGCATGCAGCAAGTCGCCGCAATGCTCGCTTGCGGAGGGACAAGCATTTTCGCGGGGCGCGATGACGATAACGCTGCCGTGCTTGATCTCGTCCACCGCGAGAGGTGCACCACCACCAGCGCTTTCCCCACGATCTGTTTTCCGTGGATCGAGATGGAACCGATACGTGACGGCGTGATGCCGCTTACCAATTACACCGGCGGCGCCGGCATGGGCCGACCTCAAATGTACGAGTTCATCGAGCGGGACTGGGGAGCCCGCGTCGTCGGAGGCTATGGCCAGACCGAGGTGTGCGGCTTTGCGACCTTTATCGATTACCCCGACATGCTCGATCATCCACGCTCGATCGGTTGGCCAATGCCGCACGTCGAGATGAAGATTCTCGATCCGGAGGGCAATGCGCTCCCGCCAGGAGAGGAAGGTGAAATCTGCCTGCGCGGTCCTTCCGTAATGCTCGGCTACTGGCGCAACGATGAAGCAACCGAAGCTTCGCTAGGGCACGGGTGGCTTCGTACAGGCGATCTCGGCAAGATGGACGAGCTTGGCCTCGGCTATCTGCTGGGTCGCGAGAAAGAACTCATCAAGACCGGCGGCGAGAACGTCTATCCGGCTGAGGTGGATGCGGTATTTGCCGAGATGCCCGAGGTTGCCGATGCCGGTTGCGCCGGCGTGCCGGACAAAAAGTGGGGCGAGGCAGTAAAGGCGTTTGTTGTCCTCAGGCCCGGCGAAAGTCTTACACGCGACGAAATTACCAAGCGCTTCAAAGGCAAAATCGCCGGCTACAAGCGCCCGCGATACGTGGAATTCGTCGAGCAACTGCCACGCGATCCGATCGGCAAGCTGCTAAGACGCGAATTATCGGCGCGACCCGTCACACCCGACCAAGCGGCTTAGTCGGCGGCTTCAAGCGCTTTGCGACCATCTTCCTCGCGAGTGAAAGCGCGCTGGTAAGCTTCGCGCGCGGTCATCCGCTCTCGATAGACTTTAAGGGAATGCGGCACACGATCGTCCAGGCCCACATTCTGCGCAAGGATCAAAGCATAGGCGATGCAGATATCCGCGACCGTGAAACGGTCGGCGCAAAGATACTCCCTTCCGTCCAACCGCTGTTCGATCTTTACGAGCCGTTTCTCAAACCAGCGCGCGTAAGCTTCACCCGCGTCCGACCAACCTTTCTCTTTCTCGCAAATCGCAAAGCGCATGTAGACGGTCTGCGGGAAGGTGATCGTCGCATCGGCGTGATAGGTGAAGTCGCAATATTCGGCATAGTCGCGCTCTCCCGGAGCGATTGCGAGATCGGTGGAGCCGTCTTTCGTCGCGAGATAATGCGCGATGGCGCAGCTCTCCGTCAGCCGCGACCCCCCGTCGATCAGCAAGGGCACCGTGCCGAGTGGATTGATCTCCATGTATCCCGGCGCGAGATAACGCGGCGGGAACGGGAGGATTTTCAGGTCGACATCGACCCCAGCTTCCTCTGCCGCCCAAGTCGCGCGAAGCCCACGCGAGCGGGCGCAAGTGTAAAGGATCGGGCGCGTGCCTTCCGTTGCGGCCATCAGTGAGCGGCCTCGGCATGCTCCTCATGGCCAATCTTGAGGACATTGTGCAGGACGAATGCGATTGCCACTCCAAGCACAAGCCCAATTAGCGCAGAGATCGCAGCATAAGTGAGCCATCCAGCAATTCCGGAAAATGCACCGGTCACCCCTTTCACGGCATATTCCGCGCCGTGGGCGATATCGTAAAACAGGTCGAAGCCGATTTCGTGGGTGCCGTGGATGATGATGCCACCGCCAACCCAGAGCATGGCAATGGTCCCAACGACCGAAAGCGTCGTGAGAAGCTTGGGCACGAATCGCAAAAGGAACTCGCCGATGCTGCGCGCGGCACTGCTGTCCTGCTTGGTGAGATGCAGCCCGACGTCGTCGATCTTCACGATCAGAGCCACGGCTCCATAAACCGCAACGGTAACCGCAACGCCCACTAGCGCGAGAACGCCCGCTCGAACGATGAGGGTTTCAGCGGCCACCTCGTTCAAGGTAATCGCCATGATTTCGGCCGACAGGATCAGGTCCGTACGGATTGCGCCCGCAACGCGCTTCGCTTCGAACTCGACCGGATCGTCGATCTTGTCCTCGAGCGTCTTGCCATGCTTCTCGCCGCCCAGCTTCTCCATCACCTTTTCAGCGCCTTCGTAACAAAGGAATGCGCCGCCCAGCATCAGGATGTAGATGATGACCCCGGGGAGAAATTCCGACAGCAACAAGGCCCCGGGCAATAGGATTAGCAGCTTGTTGAACAGGCTACCCTTGGTGATTTTCCAGATAATGGGGAGTTCGCGTGCCGGCGAAAGACCGGTGACGTAACTGGGAGTGACTGCCGCATCGTCGATCACGACCCCGGCAGTCTTCGACCCTGCTTTCGAGGCTGCAACCGCAATATCGTCCACCGAAGCGGCTGCACTCCGGGCAATGATCGACACATCATCGAGCAGCGCGACTAGACCTGATGGCAACGCATATTCCCCTCATTACCTTGCTATTCCAACCGCCGCCTGCACTCCCCGTTCCCGGCTGACAAGCCTTGCATTACCCGCAGAAACCGTTATGTGCGCGCATCCGTCCCTTCCGAGGGCGGAAAGAAGAAAGCCGGAGGGGCCCCGCGATCCGCGCGGATCAGCCAGCGATCGGCAGCAATTGAAAGGAACGCGAGATGGCTCTTTACGAGCATATCTTCCTCGCGCGTCAGGACCTCTCGCAGGCCCAGGTGGACGCGCTGGCGGCTGCGGCGACCGAAATCGTCGAAAAAAACGAAGGCAAGGTCACCAAGACCGAGACATGGGGCCTCAAGTCCCTCGCCTACAAGATTGACCGTAACCGCAAGGCACACTTCGTGATGCTCAACATCGATGCCCCCGGCTCGGTGGTTGAGGAACTCGAACGCCAGACTCGCATCAATGAAGACGTCATCCGCTACATGACTATCCGCGTCGACGAGCACGAAGATGGCCCGAGCGTGATGATGCGCAAAAACGAACGCGACCGTAAGCGTCGCTCTGACCGTGAGGAGCGCGACTGATGGCCCGCCCGTTTTTCCGCCGCCGCAAGTCCTGCCCGTTTTCCGGCAAGGACGCCCCCAAGATTGATTACAAGGACGTGCGCCTGCTTCAGGGCTTCATGTCCGAGCGTGGAAAGATCGTGCCTTCGCGCATCACGGCCGTTTCCGCCAAGAAACAGCGTGAGCTCGCCAAAGCGATCAAACGTGCGCGTCACATCGGCCTTCTGCCGTACATCGTGAAGTAAGGGAGAAAGACCAATGGATATCATTCTCCTCGAACGCATCGAGAAACTCGGCACGATCGGCGATGTCGTTACTGTGAAAGACGGCTATGCACGCAACTTCCTGCTTCCGCAGAAGAAGGCGCTGCGCGCAAACGAGGCCAACAAGAAGGTCTTCGAAGCCAACCGCGAGCGACTTGAGAAGGAAAACGCCGAACGCCGTACCGAAGCCGAGAAGCTTGGCGAAAAGGTCGATGGTGCAGAAGTCGTCCTGATCCGCGCCGCTTCGAACGCCGGCCAGCTCTACGGCTCGGTCAACGTTCGTGACATGGTTGCCGGTCTGGCTGAGCAGGGTCACGAGATCGACAAGAAGCAGATCATCATGGGCGCACCGATCAAGACAATCGGCATGCATGATGTGACCGTCGCTCTTCACCCTGAGGTTCGCGTGACCGTCATGGCGAACGTTGCCCGCTCGGAAGACGAAGCCGAATTGCAGTCGCAGGGCGTCGACGTGCTCGCACAGCTGTTCGAAGAAGAGCAGCGCGAGATCGAAGAAGCTGCTGCCGACACGCGTATCGACAATTCAGGCCTCGAACCGGGAGAAATCCCAGAGGAACTGTTCGAAGAAGGCGTGAGCCCGTCGGAAGGCACGACCGAGACAGAAGCTCTCGTCGAAGCTACCGATCACAAGAACGAGGACGAAGACGAGGCATAGGCTTCTTCGTCAACGAACAAGAGGGCGCGGGATCGAGAGATCGCCGCGCCCTTTTTGTAAGAGGGACCGGACGGGACTATTACCGCAGTCCTTGAAACGAAAAACAATAACAATAAGGATGACCTTATGACCCCAATCCCGCAAATTCTCGAACAATTGCAGAAGCACTATGACGATGCGGTCGCGACGCTTCGTGACGATGTGATCGCATTTGGGCGCGACGGTACCCTGCCGCCCCAGCGCAAGCGCGAAGATGGCAGCTATGCCTATCCGCAACTGACACTGCACTATTCGGGATTTGGCGAGATCAAGGATCGTAGCCGCGCGTTTGGCCGGCTCGAAATGCCGGGTACCTACACGACGACAGTGACCCGCCCCGACCTGTTCGGCTCGTACCTGTCCGAACAGCTTGGGCTGATTGCATCCGAATACGATATCGAAGTGGAAGTCGGTCGATCGCGGCAGGAAATCCCATTTCCCTACGTGCTCGATGGAGATGCGGGCGCAGCGATGGTCGGAATCGCGCCGCAGGATATCGCGCAGCATTTTCCTTCGACGGACCTCTCGCTCATTGGCGACGAGCTTGCCGATGGGATCGAATTCCACGAAGACCAGGCGATGCCGCTCTCGCTTTTCGACGGGCTGCGTACAGATTACTCGCTCGCCCGTCTCGCGCATTACACCGGGACGCGGGTCGAGGATTTCCAGGACTTCATCCTGTTCACGAACTACCACCGCTATGTCGACGAATTCGTCAGTTGGGGTGCGCAGCAGATTTGCGATGGCGGTTACAGTGCGCTTTCGGGGGCTGGCGGGCTTTACATAGACGAATGCACTCACAATGCGCAGGAGCAACTAAACGACACTGCATGGCGCAAGCACCAGATGCCTGCCTACCACCTGATGCGCGAGGACAAGAAGGGCATTACACTGGTCAATATCGGCGTGGGACCCTCGAATGCGAAGACGATCTGCGACCACCTCGCCGTGCTTCGGCCGCACGCCTGGATGATGATTGGTCACTGCGGCGGCGTTCGGTCGAGCCAGAAGATCGGAGACTTTGTTCTCGCTCACGCCTATTTGCGCGACGACCACGTTCTCGACGAAGTGCTTCCGCCGGAGATTCCCATCCCGCCAATTGCCGAGGTGCAGCTGGCGCTCGCGGGTGCTGCGGAGGAGGTCTCGGGCGT
The Erythrobacter sp. THAF29 DNA segment above includes these coding regions:
- a CDS encoding DUF808 domain-containing protein codes for the protein MPSGLVALLDDVSIIARSAAASVDDIAVAASKAGSKTAGVVIDDAAVTPSYVTGLSPARELPIIWKITKGSLFNKLLILLPGALLLSEFLPGVIIYILMLGGAFLCYEGAEKVMEKLGGEKHGKTLEDKIDDPVEFEAKRVAGAIRTDLILSAEIMAITLNEVAAETLIVRAGVLALVGVAVTVAVYGAVALIVKIDDVGLHLTKQDSSAARSIGEFLLRFVPKLLTTLSVVGTIAMLWVGGGIIIHGTHEIGFDLFYDIAHGAEYAVKGVTGAFSGIAGWLTYAAISALIGLVLGVAIAFVLHNVLKIGHEEHAEAAH
- the rpsF gene encoding 30S ribosomal protein S6, with the translated sequence MALYEHIFLARQDLSQAQVDALAAAATEIVEKNEGKVTKTETWGLKSLAYKIDRNRKAHFVMLNIDAPGSVVEELERQTRINEDVIRYMTIRVDEHEDGPSVMMRKNERDRKRRSDREERD
- the rplI gene encoding 50S ribosomal protein L9, with translation MDIILLERIEKLGTIGDVVTVKDGYARNFLLPQKKALRANEANKKVFEANRERLEKENAERRTEAEKLGEKVDGAEVVLIRAASNAGQLYGSVNVRDMVAGLAEQGHEIDKKQIIMGAPIKTIGMHDVTVALHPEVRVTVMANVARSEDEAELQSQGVDVLAQLFEEEQREIEEAAADTRIDNSGLEPGEIPEELFEEGVSPSEGTTETEALVEATDHKNEDEDEA
- a CDS encoding AMP nucleosidase, coding for MTAVLETKNNNNKDDLMTPIPQILEQLQKHYDDAVATLRDDVIAFGRDGTLPPQRKREDGSYAYPQLTLHYSGFGEIKDRSRAFGRLEMPGTYTTTVTRPDLFGSYLSEQLGLIASEYDIEVEVGRSRQEIPFPYVLDGDAGAAMVGIAPQDIAQHFPSTDLSLIGDELADGIEFHEDQAMPLSLFDGLRTDYSLARLAHYTGTRVEDFQDFILFTNYHRYVDEFVSWGAQQICDGGYSALSGAGGLYIDECTHNAQEQLNDTAWRKHQMPAYHLMREDKKGITLVNIGVGPSNAKTICDHLAVLRPHAWMMIGHCGGVRSSQKIGDFVLAHAYLRDDHVLDEVLPPEIPIPPIAEVQLALAGAAEEVSGVQGANLKQRMRTGTVVTTDDRNWELHYSSSAKRFSQSRAIAVEMESATIAAQGYRFRVPYGTLLCVSDKPLHGEIKLPGQANKFYEEAIAAHLQIGLEACKRLREEGDSLHSRKLRAFNEPPFR
- a CDS encoding class I adenylate-forming enzyme family protein gives rise to the protein MTPRDFSMDTLLRACASQHAQREATVDGEQRLTYAELERRVERMVGWLLAKGIGPGDRVAMLLTDGAPYLTILLACGRIGAIAVLLNWRLAPGEIAWIAGNAEPALTFTNPRFADLLAKAEAGEVVEVDENHDRQGAFEDIVGRDCGAVRMPDLAPDRPLYMMYTSGTTGKPKGCLQAGSAVASSALGFCVRRGFTPDERLLSINPLFHVVGMQQVAAMLACGGTSIFAGRDDDNAAVLDLVHRERCTTTSAFPTICFPWIEMEPIRDGVMPLTNYTGGAGMGRPQMYEFIERDWGARVVGGYGQTEVCGFATFIDYPDMLDHPRSIGWPMPHVEMKILDPEGNALPPGEEGEICLRGPSVMLGYWRNDEATEASLGHGWLRTGDLGKMDELGLGYLLGREKELIKTGGENVYPAEVDAVFAEMPEVADAGCAGVPDKKWGEAVKAFVVLRPGESLTRDEITKRFKGKIAGYKRPRYVEFVEQLPRDPIGKLLRRELSARPVTPDQAA
- the rpsR gene encoding 30S ribosomal protein S18 → MARPFFRRRKSCPFSGKDAPKIDYKDVRLLQGFMSERGKIVPSRITAVSAKKQRELAKAIKRARHIGLLPYIVK
- a CDS encoding glutathione S-transferase family protein; the encoded protein is MAATEGTRPILYTCARSRGLRATWAAEEAGVDVDLKILPFPPRYLAPGYMEINPLGTVPLLIDGGSRLTESCAIAHYLATKDGSTDLAIAPGERDYAEYCDFTYHADATITFPQTVYMRFAICEKEKGWSDAGEAYARWFEKRLVKIEQRLDGREYLCADRFTVADICIAYALILAQNVGLDDRVPHSLKVYRERMTAREAYQRAFTREEDGRKALEAAD